Proteins encoded in a region of the Vicia villosa cultivar HV-30 ecotype Madison, WI linkage group LG5, Vvil1.0, whole genome shotgun sequence genome:
- the LOC131603651 gene encoding AT-rich interactive domain-containing protein 2-like, which produces MANESSLDRVEAETLTDFHGNSSCLVEDRVDSTDHDKTKQKSLFCQFFSVYLKENCSRGNLRPVPVTLGDGQLLDLYHLFSLVKENGGYDAVSRKGLWDFVLVELGLNLHVLALVKLVYEKYLNDFEGWLSNTFKGNAASCLEISAEDFNSRKRELESSFGMVTWTRHIAKHPLDPAAKLLPEPSKWEERDILSMRKHVELNRGSSSQKVKMHSAMYEDPVALSHQGTKKLRSSKRLRSPGNRNKCLLDKNTAKPDVAEKKKFMSSLGGFHETSVPIGSHFQVEVPEWTGVASESDPKWLGTQVWPVKDDSKPTTETDLVGRGRRGKCSCNVRGSVDCVRFHIAGNRMKLKHELRSVFYLWGFDRMGEGVSLQWTAEEEKKFKDLMRLNIPSDNKDYWIDFWNNTSEEFQMKTRKDLVNYYLNVYLVQQRSYQNRVTPKTADSDDGEVKFGSFGDGFGRKAIKHRSLEFMECSENTQCFDFE; this is translated from the exons ATGGCAAATGAGTCTTCTCTTGATCGCGTTGAAGCTGAAACTCTTACTGATTTTCATGGAAACAGCAGTTGTCTTGTCGAGGATCGTGTGGATAGTACTGATCATGACAAAACTAAACAAAAATCTTTGTTTTGTCAATTTTTTTCGGTTTACCTAAAGGAGAATTGTAGTAGAGGTAATTTGAGGCCTGTGCCGGTGACACTTGGTGATGGTCAGTTGCTTGATTTATACCATCTATTTTCCCTTGTGAAGGAAAATGGTGGGTATGATGCGGTATCAAGAAAAGGGTTGTGGGATTTTGTCTTAGTTGAACTGGGTTTGAATCTTCATGTTTTGGCTTTGGTAAAATTAGTTTACGAAAAATATCTTAACGATTTTGAAGGCTGGCTCAGCAATACTTTTAAGGGTAATGCCGCCTCTTGCTTGGAAATATCTGCAGAGGATTTTAATTCTCGCAAACGTGAACTAGAATCATCATTTGGAATGGTAACCTGGACGAGGCATATTGCAAAACATCCGCTTGATCCTGCAGCTAAACTGTTACCAGAACCTTCAAAATGGGAAGAAAGAGACATTCTCTCGATGAGAAAACATGTAGAACTAAACCGTGGATCATCTTCCCAG AAGGTGAAGATGCATTCTGCCATGTATGAAGATCCTGTTGCTCTTAGTCATCAAGGTACAAAGAAATTGAGAAGTAGTAAAAGGCTTCGAAGCCCTGGTAATAGAAATAAATGCCTTCTGGACAAAAATACTGCTAAACCAGATGTAGCTGAAAAGAAAAAATTTATGTCATCTTTGGGTGGTTTCCATGAAACGAGTGTTCCTATAGGATCTCATTTCCAAGTGGAAGTCCCGGAATGGACTGGTGTAGCTTCTGAGAGTGACCCTAAATGGTTGGGCACACAAGTATGGCCTGTTAAAGATGACTCAAAACCTACTACTGAAACAGATCTTGTTGGGAGAGGAAGACGAGGAAAGTGTAGCTGCAATGTTCGAGGTTCTGTTGACTGTGTCAGATTTCATATTGCTGGAAACAGGATGAAACTGAAGCATGAATTGCGTTCTGTATTTTACCTATGGGGATTTGATCGAATGGGCGAGGGAGTTTCACTTCAGTGGACAgcggaagaagaaaagaaatttaaGGATTTAATGAGGTTAAATATCCCCTCCGATAACAAGGATTATTGGATTGATTTTTGGAACAATACATCCGAAGAATTTCAAATGAAGACAAGAAAAGACCTGGTGAACTATTACTTAAATGTATATCTTGTGCAGCAAAGAAGCTATCAGAATCGTGTGACTCCAAAGACTGCTGACAGCGATGACGGCGAAGTCAAATTTGGATCTTTTGGTGATGGATTTGGGAGAAAAGCTATCAAGCATCGATCTTTGGAGTTCATGGAGTGCTCAGAGAACACACAGTGCTTTGATTTTGAGTAG